In the Helianthus annuus cultivar XRQ/B chromosome 11, HanXRQr2.0-SUNRISE, whole genome shotgun sequence genome, one interval contains:
- the LOC110890269 gene encoding SEC14-like protein 4 isoform X2 — protein sequence MLVDSLQWRLQNEIDDILAKPIIPANFYRGVRDSQLIGLSGYTKEGLPVFAIGAGLSTFDKASVHYYVQSHIQINEYRDRVILPEATKRHGKYIGKCVKVLDMNGLKLSALNQLKLLQTISTVDDLNYPEKTITYYIVNVPYIFSACWKVVKPLLQERTKLKIRVLQGSGRDELLKIMEYSSLPHFCRRDESGSGSGSGSVLRSWSGSWSWSGSGSGSGSGSVSSTSSDDDCFSLDHPFHQELYSYMKQQSAVHEPLEPAKQGSVHVEVPLDNHENADLHRTLESELNKLRIQSTRSGSLEKVNASD from the exons ACCCATAATTCCTGCTAATTTCTACCGAGGAGTTCGTGATTCGCAGCTGATCGGATTATCCGGTTACACAAAAGAG GGCCTTCCGGTTTTTGCTATCGGTGCAGGCCTCAGCACGTTTGACAAAGCATCC GTCCACTATTATGTGCAGTCGCACATTCAAATCAATGAATATCGTGATCGTGTGATTCTG CCGGAAGCAACTAAAAGGCATGGAAAATATATTGGCAAGTGCGTGAAGGTTTTAGATATGAACGGCCTTAAGCTTTCTGCATTGAACCAGTTAAAG CTGCTGCAAACAATCTCGACTGTTGATGATCTCAACTACCCGGAGAAGACAATCACATACTATATAGTTAACGTTCCATACATATTTTCTGCTTGTTGGAAG GTTGTGAAACCACTGTTGCAGGAGCGAACAAAGTTAAAAATACGCGTGTTGCAAGGTAGCGGTCGTGACGAGCTGTTGAAG ATTATGGAGTACTCTTCTCTGCCTCATTTTTGCCGAAGAGACGAGTCAGGGTCAGGGTCAGGGTCAGGGTCAGTGTTACGGTCATGGTCAGGATCATGGTCATGGTCCGGCTCAGGGTCAGGATCAGGATCAGGGTCGGTGTCATCTACAAGTTCCGACGATGATTGCTTCTCGTTGGACCATCCATTTCATCAAGAACTTTACAGCTACATGAAGCAGCAATCAGCGGTTCATGAACCATTAGAACCAGCAAAGCAAGGTTCGGTTCATGTGGAAGTGCCATTGGACAACCACGAAAATGCTGACTTGCACAGAACATTGGAATCCGAGCTGAATAAGCTTCGGATCCAAAGTACACGCTCTGGGTCTTTAGAAAAAGTCAACGCCAGTGATTAA
- the LOC110890270 gene encoding oligopeptide transporter 3-like, which yields MSTKTTTTTNGDTHPSTAECTVEEVALVVPETDDTSLPVMTFRAWTLGVGSCIVLIFLNTFFIYRTQPLTISAILMQIAVLPIGKFMAAVLPTKEYKLLGRSFSLNPGPFNMKEHVIITVFANCGVSPGGGDAYSIGAITVMKAYYRLSLSFLCALIIVLTTQILGYGWAGMLRRYLVVPVEMWWPANLAQVSLFRALHEKENKAQGMTRMRFFMIFLVLSFAYYALPGYLFPILTFFSWVCWAWPHSITAQQIGSGYNGLGVGAFTLDWAGISAYHGSPLVTPWTSIVNVGVGFIMFIYIIVPICYWKYDTFDARKFPIFSKKLFTRTGHKYDTTRVLTPQFDLNVAAYESYSKLYLSPLFALSIGSGFARFTATLTHVALFHGGDIWKQSKSAVQNMKIDIHAKLMKSYKQVPQWWYLVLLIGSIVLSLLMCFVYKEDVQLPWWGFLLAFALAFIVTLPIGVIQATTNQEPGYDIIAQFIFGYILPGKPIASLLFKIYGRISTVHALSFLSDLKLGHYMKIPPRCMFTAQLVGTLVAGIVNLTVSWWMLENIENLCDIEGLHPESPWTCPKFKVTFDASVIWGLIGPERLFGPNGLYRNLVWLFLIGALLPVPIWIMSKIFPEKKWIPLINIPVISYGFAGMPPATPTNIASWLVTGMIFNYFVFKYRKQWWQKYNYVLSAALDAGTAFMGVLLFFALQNEGVDLKWWGAKPDHCPLAKCPTAPGINVTGCPIF from the exons ATGTCCACCAAAACCACTACCACCACCAACGGCGACACCCACCCATCCACCGCCGAGTGCACGGTGGAGGAGGTGGCGTTAGTGGTGCCGGAGACCGACGACACCTCACTCCCAGTAATGACATTCCGAGCATGGACACTGGGTGTGGGCTCATGCATTGTCTTAATATTCCTAAACACCTTTTTCATATACCGAACTCAaccgttgacaatatccgcaatCTTGATGCAAATTGCGGTGCTGCCGATCGGGAAGTTCATGGCCGCCGTGTTGCCGACGAAGGAGTATAAGTTGTTGGGCCGGAGTTTCAGTTTGAACCCGGGTCCGTTTAACATGAAGGAGCATGTGATTATTACGGTTTTTGCGAATTGTGGTGTGTCTCCTGGTGGTGGTGATGCCTACTCTATTGGTGCTATTACGGTTATGAAAGCTTATTATAGGCTGAGCTTGAGCTTTTTGTGTGCTTTGATCATTGTTTTGACTACTCAG ATATTGGGGTACGGATGGGCAGGGATGTTGAGAAGGTATTTGGTTGTTCCAGTGGAGATGTGGTGGCCTGCAAACCTTGCTCAGGTTTCTCTCTTTAG AGCATTGCATGAAAAGGAAAATAAAGCACAAGGCATGACAAGAATGAGATTTTTCATGATATTCTTGGTTCTAAGTTTCGCCTACTATGCACTTCCGGGCTATCTTTTCCCAATCTTGACTTTCTTCTCATGGGTCTGTTGGGCTTGGCCACACAGCATAACGGCCCAACAAATCGGGTCGGGCTACAATGGTCTAGGTGTGGGTGCATTCACCCTTGACTGGGCCGGGATTTCGGCTTACCACGGTAGCCCATTAGTCACACCTTGGACTTCCATTGTCAATGTTGGAGTAGGCTTTATTATGTTCATTTACATAATTGTTCCCATTTGTTATTGGAAATACGACACTTTTGATGCGCGAAAATTCCCAATTTTCTCCAAGAAGCTGTTTACACGAACCGGTCACAAGTATG ACACCACTCGAGTGTTGACCCCACAGTTTGACTTAAATGTCGCGGCGTATGAAAGTTATAGCAAACTCTATTTGAGCCCTTTGTTTGCACTTTCTATCGGGTCAGGCTTCGCTAGGTTCACCGCGACCCTCACCCATGTCGCCCTATTTCATGGCGG GGATATATGGAAGCAAAGTAAATCAGCGGTGCAGAACATGAAAATCGACATTCATGCGAAACTGATGAAGAGTTATAAACAAGTGCCACAATGGTGGTACCTTGTGTTATTGATCGGGAGCATCGTGTTGTCCCTGCTAATGTGTTTCGTATACAAGGAAGACGTGCAACTTCCATGGTGGGGTTTTCTCTTGGCGTTTGCACTCGCTTTTATCGTTACACTCCCCATTGGTGTCATTCAAGCTACCACCAACCAG GAACCAGGATACGACATCATAGCCCAGTTCATATTTGGATACATTTTGCCCGGAAAGCCCATTGCTAGCTTGTTGTTCAAGATCTACGGGCGAATCAGTACCGTACATGCTCTTTCTTTCTTATCCGATCTTAAGCTCGGTCACTACATGAAGATCCCACCTCGGTGCATGTTCACAGCACAG CTGGTTGGAACTCTAGTTGCCGGGATAGTAAATCTTACGGTGTCATGGTGGATGTTGGAGAATATCGAAAACTTATGTGATATCGAGGGGCTTCATCCCGAGAGTCCATGGACATGCCCCAAGTTCAAGGTGACGTTTGACGCTTCCGTTATATGGGGACTCATCGGACCGGAAAGACTCTTTGGCCCGAACGGTTTGTACAGAAACCTCGTATGGTTGTTTCTAATCGGAGCATTGTTACCGGTTCCGATATGGATAATGAGCAAGATTTTCCCGGAAAAGAAATGGATTCCGTTGATCAACATACCCGTTATATCGTACGGTTTTGCTGGAATGCCACCAGCAACACCGACGAATATAGCCAGCTGGCTTGTCACTGGAATGATCTTTAACTACTTTGTGTTTAAGTACCGGAAACAGTGGTGGCAGAAGTACAATTATGTCTTGTCGGCTGCGCTTGATGCGGGGACCGCTTTCATGGGGGTGTTGTTGTTCTTCGCGCTGCAAAACGAGGGTGTTGACTTGAAGTGGTGGGGGGCGAAGCCCGATCACTGTCCTTTGGCGAAATGCCCCACGGCTCCTGGAATCAACGTCACGGGTTGCCCGATTTTCTAG